GAATCATGGCAGATTTAAAACAAATTGCAGAACAGTTGGTCAACCTTACAGTTAAAGATGTAAAAGAGTTGTCCGATATTTTGAAAAACGATTATGGCATTGAGCCGGCAGCAGCAGCCGTTGCTGTAGCTGCAGGTCCTGCTGTTGCAGGTGGTGCAGCAGACACTGGTGCTGCTCAAACTGAATTTGATGTCATCCTTAAATCAGCAGGTGCTGCTAAGTTAGGTGTTGTTAAAGTTGTTAAAGACTTAACCGGACTTGGCTTGAAAGAAGCTAAAGACTTAGTAGATGCAGCTCCAAAACCTGTTAAGGAAAAAGTTTCTAAAGAGGAAGCTGATGCACTAAAGGCAAAATTAGAAGAAGCCGGTGCGGAAGTTGAAATTAAGTAGTTTATACTACTTCTCTCAATCATAACTTTTCTAAGTAGCCCTCTTTTATAGGGGGCTGCTTTGTGCGTTTTACAAATTAATAATTAAAATTAATACAACTTGGCAACTATAGCAGAAAACAACAAGAGAATTGACTTCTCTAAAACAGAAAGGGTTATTGATTACCCTGATTTTCTCGAAATACAATTAAAGTCTTTTAAGGAATTTTTTCAGCTTGATACTCAATCTGATAAAAAGGTTGAAGAAGGATTATACAAAGTTTTTGTTGAAAACTTCCCGATTAGTGATACTAGAAATATATTCACTCTTGAGTTTCTCGACTATTTTGTTGATCCACCAAGATATTCAATATTTGAATGTATTGATAGAGGATTAACATATGCTGTTCCTTTAAAAGCTAAGTTGAAACTGTATTGTAATGATGCAGATCATGAAGATTTTGAGACTATTGTTCAAGATGTGTACTTAGGTACTATCCCATACATGACTCCGCAAGGTACCTTCATCATTAATGGTGCTGAGAGAGTGATTGTTTCGCAACTTCACCGCTCTCCCGGTGTATTCTTTGGACAATCTTATCATACTAATGGAACTAAGTTATATTCAGCCAGAATTATTCCTTTTAAAGGTTCTTGGATTGAATTTGCAACTGACGTGAACAACGTTATGTTTGCGTATATTGATAGAAAAAAGAAATTTCCTGTTACTACCTTGCTTAGGGCAATAGGCTATGAATCAGATAAGGATATTCTTAACATTTTTGGTTTAGCTGAGGAAGTAAAAGTTAGTAAGACCGGT
The sequence above is drawn from the Bacteroidia bacterium genome and encodes:
- the rplL gene encoding 50S ribosomal protein L7/L12: MADLKQIAEQLVNLTVKDVKELSDILKNDYGIEPAAAAVAVAAGPAVAGGAADTGAAQTEFDVILKSAGAAKLGVVKVVKDLTGLGLKEAKDLVDAAPKPVKEKVSKEEADALKAKLEEAGAEVEIK